Proteins from one Amycolatopsis benzoatilytica AK 16/65 genomic window:
- a CDS encoding YbaB/EbfC family nucleoid-associated protein — protein sequence MTDPYAVPDLDELLAQVRKQTEEVQRIQRTVEAMEVRAASRQNEVTVTLRGDGRFTSIDIDQRAIREFDARTLSEIVLEAVNAGLQKLAEASSAKFAPVIEASRSTQ from the coding sequence GTGACTGACCCGTATGCCGTGCCGGACCTGGACGAGCTGCTCGCGCAGGTCCGCAAGCAGACCGAGGAGGTGCAGCGGATCCAGCGCACCGTCGAGGCGATGGAGGTACGCGCCGCCTCCCGCCAGAACGAGGTGACGGTGACGCTGCGCGGCGACGGCCGGTTCACCTCGATTGACATCGATCAGCGCGCGATCCGGGAGTTCGACGCGCGGACGCTGTCGGAGATCGTGCTCGAGGCGGTGAACGCGGGTCTGCAGAAGCTCGCTGAGGCGAGCAGCGCCAAGTTCGCCCCGGTGATCGAGGCGTCCAGGTCGACTCAGTGA
- a CDS encoding WXG100 family type VII secretion target has translation MAVDASGYVSAVLNGYRQVLAGHQRRVTGDPATLEAAANRCGANASAVAGKATEIADGATALHADWDGDAYTAYAAAASDVALALNEDGEKLSDQGQRLSMAAQVLRSARAAVDSVIAQFDQYGDQLISQARSADPNAVQAFLNAARNLGEQAVSAASEVADELSGYLAELFPALWAGPMSKPGKLGKNGYGPLRWVNGDTLDGRKRPRGVPSWFGNSGWKKLTWDGLSGTRAPKKADTPFGQPKPKDARGKIRAATEITYAKASHEQDGFLPEYDGKVTSQNGEVKLSGHTELGFREDIGGKTGYGVAEASARGSAFVGGEASGSAQFGTHGVGVHANAFVGGKLEGQVAADVAGIGVGASGNVQYGLGAQLDGQFVYDNGHLKMNFKAGAALGLGAGVGAKVDINLPKIGETIGEYGGAAVDAVGDAAGQAADALGGAWDDAAQYVGSW, from the coding sequence GTGGCCGTGGACGCGTCCGGGTACGTCAGCGCGGTGCTGAACGGCTATCGGCAGGTGCTGGCCGGACACCAGCGCCGGGTGACCGGCGACCCGGCGACGCTGGAGGCGGCCGCGAACCGCTGTGGTGCCAACGCGTCCGCGGTCGCCGGCAAGGCCACCGAGATCGCGGACGGCGCGACGGCTTTGCACGCGGACTGGGACGGCGACGCGTACACCGCGTATGCGGCCGCTGCTTCCGATGTCGCGCTGGCATTGAATGAAGACGGGGAGAAGCTGTCCGATCAGGGGCAGCGGCTGTCGATGGCCGCGCAGGTGCTGCGCTCGGCGCGCGCCGCCGTCGATTCGGTGATCGCGCAGTTCGACCAGTACGGCGACCAGCTGATCAGCCAGGCCCGCTCGGCGGACCCGAACGCGGTGCAGGCTTTTCTCAACGCCGCCAGGAATCTGGGCGAGCAGGCGGTTTCCGCGGCGTCCGAGGTAGCCGACGAGCTGTCCGGCTACCTGGCTGAGCTGTTCCCGGCACTGTGGGCCGGGCCGATGAGCAAGCCAGGCAAGCTGGGCAAGAACGGCTACGGCCCGCTGCGCTGGGTCAACGGCGACACCCTCGACGGCCGAAAGCGTCCGCGCGGAGTGCCGTCCTGGTTCGGCAACTCCGGCTGGAAGAAACTTACCTGGGACGGGTTGTCTGGCACCCGCGCGCCGAAGAAGGCGGACACGCCGTTCGGCCAGCCGAAACCCAAGGACGCCAGGGGAAAAATCCGCGCCGCCACCGAGATCACCTACGCCAAGGCTTCGCACGAGCAGGACGGTTTCCTCCCGGAGTACGACGGGAAGGTCACTTCGCAGAACGGCGAAGTGAAGCTGTCCGGGCACACTGAGCTCGGCTTCCGGGAAGACATCGGCGGCAAGACCGGCTACGGCGTCGCGGAAGCCAGCGCGCGCGGGTCCGCGTTCGTCGGCGGCGAGGCGTCCGGGTCGGCGCAGTTCGGCACGCACGGCGTCGGCGTGCACGCCAACGCGTTCGTCGGCGGCAAGCTGGAGGGCCAGGTCGCGGCGGATGTGGCCGGGATCGGCGTCGGCGCGAGCGGGAACGTCCAATATGGACTCGGCGCGCAGCTGGACGGGCAGTTCGTCTACGACAACGGACATCTGAAGATGAACTTCAAGGCGGGTGCCGCGCTCGGGCTCGGCGCCGGGGTGGGCGCAAAGGTCGACATCAACCTGCCGAAGATCGGCGAAACCATCGGCGAGTACGGCGGTGCCGCGGTGGACGCGGTCGGCGACGCGGCCGGGCAGGCCGCGGACGCGCTCGGCGGGGCTTGGGACGATGCCGCGCAGTATGTGGGTTCCTGGTGA
- the eccD gene encoding type VII secretion integral membrane protein EccD — MSAPTVAGSTRRVTIVTPRARVDVALPQQSTFAELVPQLVRLAGAAGQASAEHPGWVLSRLGGAPLALGLTVAAAQVRDGEVLHLTPRERPRGPLLFDDVVDSIASVGESATSAWGPKVARRAGIAVAAVLLFAGGLLIQASLAGSVLAPIGTGFLAIVLLIGGGALSRAYGDSGAGAAGALAGVGVAMLAGMSLLPPHRVFSLAAGPLAAGLAAVVVYGVLAAVSVADRLPFFVAVVGSAGIGAISTGVVLLSGAKPVAAASVAAVLATALAAIAPMLALRLGRLPLPRVPDDMESFRANEQPSLGAEMAGRTTYAQALLTSLLVALGLVVIGSSFVLATGGPWEAGLAALLGVAWIQRSRAYVARTQRLVLVGFGLVALLAAGKWLIGDNQRIALLVAGVVLVVAAVVCAAYATRVARGVRSPYWSRLLDISEFLVLLALVPFVGMIAGVYEAVSG; from the coding sequence GTGAGCGCGCCGACCGTCGCCGGATCCACCCGGCGCGTCACGATCGTCACCCCGCGCGCCCGGGTGGACGTCGCGCTGCCGCAGCAGAGCACGTTCGCCGAGCTGGTGCCACAGCTGGTGCGGCTGGCCGGCGCGGCTGGGCAGGCGTCGGCCGAGCATCCGGGCTGGGTGCTGTCGCGCCTCGGCGGCGCGCCGCTCGCGCTCGGCCTGACCGTGGCCGCCGCGCAGGTGCGCGACGGAGAGGTGCTGCACCTGACCCCGCGTGAACGTCCGCGCGGGCCGCTGCTGTTCGACGACGTGGTGGATTCCATCGCCAGTGTCGGCGAATCCGCGACGAGCGCGTGGGGGCCGAAGGTCGCCCGCCGCGCCGGGATCGCGGTGGCGGCGGTGCTGTTGTTCGCAGGCGGCCTGCTGATCCAGGCGTCGCTCGCGGGCAGCGTGCTCGCGCCGATCGGTACCGGATTCCTGGCTATCGTGCTGCTGATCGGCGGCGGTGCGCTGAGCCGCGCGTACGGCGACTCGGGTGCTGGCGCGGCTGGCGCACTGGCTGGAGTCGGCGTGGCGATGCTGGCCGGAATGTCTTTGTTGCCACCGCATCGCGTGTTCTCGCTGGCCGCTGGACCGCTTGCGGCGGGCTTGGCGGCGGTGGTCGTGTACGGCGTGCTGGCCGCGGTTTCGGTCGCGGACCGGCTGCCGTTCTTCGTGGCCGTCGTCGGCTCGGCCGGAATCGGCGCGATCTCGACCGGCGTGGTCCTGCTCAGCGGCGCGAAGCCGGTCGCCGCGGCTTCGGTGGCGGCGGTACTGGCGACGGCACTGGCCGCGATCGCGCCGATGCTGGCGCTGCGACTGGGCCGGTTGCCGCTGCCGCGCGTGCCGGACGACATGGAATCCTTCCGTGCCAACGAACAGCCGTCCCTCGGCGCGGAGATGGCCGGCCGGACGACGTATGCGCAGGCGCTGCTCACGAGCCTGCTGGTGGCGCTGGGCCTGGTGGTCATCGGCTCGTCGTTCGTGCTGGCGACCGGCGGTCCGTGGGAGGCCGGCCTGGCCGCGCTGCTGGGGGTCGCCTGGATTCAGCGTTCGCGTGCCTATGTGGCCCGCACGCAGCGGCTCGTGCTGGTCGGGTTCGGATTGGTCGCCCTGCTGGCCGCCGGGAAGTGGCTGATCGGGGACAACCAGCGGATCGCACTGCTGGTCGCCGGGGTGGTACTGGTGGTGGCCGCGGTGGTGTGCGCGGCGTACGCGACGCGGGTGGCCCGGGGCGTCCGGTCGCCGTATTGGTCGCGGTTGCTGGACATTTCGGAGTTCTTGGTGCTGCTGGCTTTGGTGCCGTTCGTCGGCATGATCGCCGGGGTGTACGAGGCGGTCAGCGGCTGA